A genome region from Camelina sativa cultivar DH55 chromosome 10, Cs, whole genome shotgun sequence includes the following:
- the LOC104720687 gene encoding uncharacterized protein LOC104720687, which yields MHGFQSLISDCELDDLAYVGPYFTWWDNQGDNPIGKKLDSAVVNGAWGQFFPNSFASFETCGVSDHCRCSVSLSHQVHTARRLFKFFTYLGDSPKFHSTVQQVWDAFEPLYHSRSALFLYHKKLKKLKFSLRSLNQEKYGDIPKRTREAFDALCDCQNEALTSPSAESFAAVSEAID from the coding sequence ATGCATGGATTTCAGTCTCTTATTTCTGATTGTGAACTTGATGACCTGGCATATGTGGGACCGTATTTCACCTGGTGGGACAATCAAGGGGACAATCCCATAGGTAAAAAACTGGATAGTGCAGTAGTAAATGGGGCGTGGGGACAATTTTTTCCAAACTCCTTCGCAAGCTTTGAGACTTGTGGTGTTTCTGACCACTGTCGGTGCAGTGTCAGCCTCTCTCACCAAGTGCATACTGCTCGTCGACTTTTCAAGTTCTTCACTTATCTTGGGGATTCGCCAAAGTTCCATTCGACAGTTCAGCAAGTTTGGGACGCCTTTGAGCCTCTCTACCACTCCAGATCAGCTCTCTTCCTTTATCACAAGAAACTTAAAAAGCTAAAATTCAGTTTGCGATCTTTGAACCAGGAGAAATATGGTGATATTCCAAAGAGGACTAGAGAGGCTTTCGATGCATTATGTGACTGCCAAAACGAGGCTTTGACGTCGCCTAGTGCTGAATCTTTTGCGGCGGTATCTGAGGCTATTGACTAG
- the LOC104720686 gene encoding uncharacterized protein LOC104720686 has product MERWMENPPESYLSTVPVWIRISNISPKFLSTKTIEAIAGRIGQVKEIAFDQERSQYNAFVRAKVIFDVANPLVKSKSVQLPKGVLATVGIEYERVRKSCFHCLRLTHEKHLCPYLRKDTLEQNSNATQATFPEVGSRSSTRDHRFPEDLAGAVIPLLSQPAPQGFSQKSNVVAPDVLSKMKKYLYSGDPGLMSQREQVLRMTLESIAKDTRAQNSLLRLEPPLVLTHSLHKEQRPVFEFLQNDRANLITDNHDVNNLNTPNAASGDHEKYLQSRMEEEPRLKHDVLPRQGICELEAAAADGFSIGVTDTVGDNVTPRRNQGQRSLDPGVGKPTLPTTEIRKHMVWFWRQRKESYIGMQCLKEKQRVNMRFSPS; this is encoded by the coding sequence ATGGAGCGTTGGATGGAGAACCCACCAGAGTCTTATCTCTCCACAGTCCCCGTGTGGATCAGAATAAGCAATATCTCACCGAAGTTCCTTTCAACTAAGACTATTGAGGCCATCGCTGGTAGAATAGGCCAAGTTAAGGAGATAGCTTTTGACCAAGAGAGATCTCAATACAATGCTTTCGTACGAGCAAAGGTAATTTTTGATGTTGCCAACCCCCTGGTTAAATCCAAATCTGTCCAACTTCCTAAGGGTGTTTTAGCTACGGTTGGTATTGAATATGAGCGGGTTCGGAAAAGTTGTTTCCACTGTTTACGCCTCACACATGAAAAGCATCTTTGCCCTTACCTCCGGAAGGATACCTTGGAGCAAAACTCGAATGCTACTCAAGCTACTTTCCCTGAAGTGGGGAGCCGAAGTTCTACACGAGATCACCGGTTTCCAGAGGATCTGGCAGGAGCAGTAATCCCTCTCCTCTCTCAGCCAGCACCCCAAGGTTTCTCTCAGAAATCAAACGTTGTGGCTCCAGATGTTTTatcaaagatgaaaaaataCTTGTACTCGGGTGATCCAGGCCTCATGAGCCAGCGTGAGCAGGTCTTGCGCATGACTCTGGAGTCTATTGCTAAGGACACAAGAGCTCAAAATTCACTGCTACGGCTTGAGCCTCCCCTTGTGCTCACTCACAGTCTGCATAAAGAGCAACGTCCagtttttgagtttcttcagAATGATAGGGCTAACCTGATTACTGATAACCATGATGTCAACAACCTTAATACACCAAATGCGGCAAGCGGAGATCATGAGAAATACTTGCAGAGTCGTATGGAGGAGGAGCCTAGATTGAAGCATGATGTACTGCCTAGGCAAGGTATCTGTGAACTGGAAGCAGCGGCTGCGGATGGTTTCAGTATAGGGGTTACAGATACCGTTGGGGATAATGTGACACCGAGAAGGAATCAGGGCCAGAGAAGTTTGGATCCTGGAGTAGGAAAGCCAACACTACCAACAACGGAAATCAGAAAGCACATGGTTTGGTTTTGGAGGCAACGGAAGGAGAGCTACATAGGAATGCAATGTCTAAAAGAAAAGCAGAGGGTGAACATGAGGTTCTCCCCAAGCTAA